The Rosa rugosa chromosome 3, drRosRugo1.1, whole genome shotgun sequence sequence TATATACtaactattaattttttttcaatatctCAAATTATCCTTATTTGAAGCCTTTATATCAAAAGCATTTATAATTGATTTAAAACAATTACTTATCCATAGATCAATTTCATATTTATAATCATTTCTTATTAATATTCATTGTAATGATGCATCGATCTATGCTATTCATATAAACTACAAACTTCCAACACACCattcaaatggtgtgtgagTTATGGGATCAAAATTTTTCCTTGTCTCAATCTCAATTCTAACTTAATTAACGTCTCAATCTCAATTCTAACTTAATTAACGTCTAAATTATATGCTTGAAGTCTGTGGGTAATTTAATTAGGAGAGAGGGACAAAATGGTAAATCAATATTGCATGTTACTGTTCATATAAGCTAGCTTTAATATAGATAATGTGACTAGTATCGCATCATTTCGATGAATGTCTCTTGGCTCTAATTTAGATGACAAATCATCCAAACAATAATATGGTTCAAATCATCTTCACCAAATGTCCTCCCCTCATTAAATTTACCCTTTCAAAAAACCAAAGGTATACATAGCATAAAAAGAGATGGGTAACAAATTAAGCCCTACATATGTATTGACAAAATCGGAAGAGACGCAAGACATTAATAGTTTGGACCCAAACTCAAAAATTGCTGTATATCAAGGGTGCTGTTGGTGGACAAATTGAACTCCCTATCTGTTGCTGTTTGTGACTTAAAGAGTGGCAAACAAAGTTGGGTTGGCATGTGAGCACTAGTAGCCATCACCCCCACAAAAGAATAAGAAGCAAGCCATGTGATTCCATGCTTTTATTCTACAAACATGTGAACATCATCATCCTAGCTTAGCTTCTTTATATTTTCAAACCACATAGTTTTGTCAATCAGTATATCCTACTTTCCAAGTTTTAGGTTCCAAACATTTCCATCTTGCCTTAATTTTTTGGGGGTAAAATTAGCACTCTCTTTTATACAAACCACACCTCATTTCATGCATATCCATTGAAAAATTACTCGTGAAATGGAGTGAAATTTATAGAAAAAAGGAGTACCGATTTCAATTCCTCAATTTTAATGTAAACCTTTTTAGGCTTCAACAGTCATTTTGTGGGTTAGTAGCCTATCTTCGGCAATCTATATTAGTCTAGAGTCAAACCAGATACAAAGCAAAACCTccatttattttattaattggGTTTGCATGGGCTTGAGTATTAACAATTGCAAACCCCAAAAGACACTAACCTAATCACTTTAAAACAAAGCATGTCAAAATAGACATCATACATGGATTAAATGTGGTCAGCAAAaaacatccaaaaaaaaaaatgtggtcAGCAAATAATTCAAAGGAGTCAGTGACAATGGGTGACCTTGACCATCGTCATTATTCATCAATATTATATCTCATGAATAGAATTAGCATATGTTATTAATGAATTTAACGATATTTCTATCCTGATTAATTCAATGTGATTGGTAAACAAGCTAATAAGAATAATTTTCACTCATACTAAAGTTTTCTGAAAATACAAGGATAGGATGTGATTTtttggaaaatggggattgcagtGCATGGATCAATCCTTACTAGGCAACAGAAACCAAAATTAATaaacagaacaccagattttggttacgcagtgaaaacctcaaatatgagattaaaaacactgtggggctcttactcttgagaacccaaaacaAGAATCATCGTATtaaaaaggatatgttcttttacaaacgtgaatagcactagcttggCTACAATGTTTAGACAAAAGCTAagacaaagtttgtcttcctttttgaactccttcacttgaacgatcaccaaatatcGCTATTCTTTCTTCACcgtctctctactgatctcaagagagtttTTATGCAGATGAAAACACGATCAataacacttatacatggaccaagtgttttgactctatGTGAAGACTCAAACTCAagcaaacatgcaagactctaCCAATATTCTTGCCTCTCTACGTTCAGTGCTTCTGACCGTGTatctttttcaatatatgataGACCAACGACCCAAAACTCAATCACTCAGGATTCTACCCTAATTAGACTCTCATTAGGAAAGAACTTTTAATACAAGAAATCCACCAAATCCTAAAGGTAATCAATTAGAAAACCTACACGTCCTAAAAAGCCGAGGACTTAAAAACCACGATTTTAACAATCAGAAAAATCTTTTAGACACGTAATTCCATAAAACCCAaaacctactttccaaaatcggactccACATGAAACTGACTCCCATGCATATGCAGATGCTTTTACCTGTGATTCTCCAAGATTAGTAAAGGGACTTTGTCAtagctttgtatgggaatgccaatacgatATGTACAAGAATTGTACCTACATTTTCTCTTCTCATAGGAATGCTAGCAACCTTCCCCTccaatcttttttattttacctTTCCCATTCATTGAGTGACATATAGATTCAACTAGGACATAAAACTCATCATTTATTGCATTGAAAAACAAATCATTTTATTACCTTGTTTGCCCTTCTATTAAATgtccaacatttttttttcaaatttgagTTTTTTAATCATTTTTGTTTCATAGAATTTTTTCATCATGAATTTTTCACTCAATCAAAATCACCACTTAGGCAGATATTATACACACCTCATCATCTTTGATCAGTACCTAATCCTTGGTTAATGTCATGTTCTTGTTCACAAATTCTTTATCTTTTATAAAATCGATCCTAGACTGTTCCGAGTAACTGACACAATGAAAATCGCAGAATCCATGAGGACTATCCCATCAAATATATACCTTGGCCTGTTTCATTCGTAATCTTCACGACGCTTTCATGGATTTCACATGTAAAAGAGGGAAACCATATAGAAACTCTAAAAAATATGAACCTAGAAAAAAGTACTCAGAAAAGAAgtttatggaaaaaaaaaattaagaacctcaaatttagagaaaaaaaatgttaGATATCtgatataaaagaaaataaggaagtaaaatgatttatttTTCAATGCAATAAATGATGAGTTTAATGTCTTAGTGGAATACATGTGTCATTCAATGAATGAGAAATGTAGAAAGAGAAGATTATTAGCATTtctctaaaaataaataaacatctATTATTTAAAGCGCTTCACCACCATTTAAACATATCTAGCTAACAAATGCACTTTAAGAACAAGTTCAACCCTCGTGTAGTTAAAGATTTCGTTCAAAAGTTTAGAGAACTTTGTCAGTTGCAAGGGAATTGCGGTATCCTAATTCCAAGCATTATCAAGTTGGTCtcataattttattttgtttttatttttttaatagaaatgaCAATTGATTCCCCACCTCACTCATCTTATGATATCTGTAAGATTTAAACTTATGAACTCCACGATGTCAGTTATTTCAAATAATCAACCGATAAAAACATTTGATACTAGATACTTGCAGCTTGGTGGATACAACCAATATTCTTAAATATGATATCTTCATTTGATTTTAGCTTTCTCAAGTATTACTAACAATCAAATGAAAATACCAATAAGGAAATTGAACTTGAGCAAATGCTCATAATATATTTTCTCACTCAAGTAGCACTTCAACCATTGAAGGAACCTTAGaaaattttttcctttttggtgAAGATTTCATGTACCCCCAAAAATAGAAAGAGGAACCTCACCATGAGCTTCCAAGTTCCAATCCAATAATCCATCATGCCCCCAAATTCCACTCTGATCACTAGTGTCACAAGTGACATTGGACATTCCCATTTCACCCAATAACCACAAAGATTCCACAAACAACTTAAAAAGGTATCATTTTAAGTTTGTCAatttataaagaaaaaataaaaccagaagaaaaagaaagaaagaaaaaaattcaccACAGTAACTTATCTATCTTTTCATCATCTGCTTCTAAACAAAAATTCTTACATACAAAGATTACACAAAAATTACATCCCTTTATATACCCATCTACCACCTCAATTCTTCTTCCCTTtgggctcttttttttttttttttaacctaaaAATTATGAAGAATTGAGATTACTGTGaaggacgaagaagaagaaaatgaaaattgaaaaactacCATACGACGTCGCTGCAAACAAAGTCATCCGAATTTCCGACAGAATCTTCGGGCCACGAATCCCGAAGAAGCTTCAGCAGCAGCTGCGCCTTCCTCTTCGCCCGGTCCGTGCAGTCACTCTGCACCAGCAATAACAGCTGCGTCATAATCCCCGCCGCCACGGCGTCGTTTTGGCTCTGCTCCGACTCCGAGCACAATGACAAAAGTGCCCCCGCCGCGTACTCCGTCGCCCGGTCCGAGATCTTCAGTATCGTCTTCACCAGCAGCGGCACCGTCAGCGCGTGCGCCGCGAACGCGCTGCACCCTTCGGGGATGCGGCAGAGGAGCTCTATGGTGGCCAGGGCTCTCTCCGAGTCGCATTTCTCGAAGTCGGCGAGAGTGTTGATCAGCGTCTCCGGCGCTCCGGCCGACACGGCCTTCTCACGTGTCTGCTTCACCAGGCACAACGCGAACAAGGCTTTGATTCCGATTTTCAGAGCCCGCGGGTGAGCGATTGGGTTCCGGAGAATTTCGATCACGCCTCGGTGGATTTCATCCACATTGCTTATCTGCGCTCGGAGCTCCGCCGTCCGCGACCCGGCCAGGAGGTTCTCGATCAACGCGGCCGAGTTGACTCGGACCTCCATGGAATTGTGGAACAGGAGCCGGGCCAGGAACCCGACCCGGTCCGGGTCCGACGCCACCGCCACGCAGTCGGACTCGGCGAGCGGGAACATTACGAGAAGCGCGAGCGCCTCGCGGTTCAGCTCGGAATCGGGGCAGGAGTCGGCGAAGACGATATTGACGAGGATTTCCCGCGCGTTAATGTGGGAGGAGATGATGGAGCGGTTCTTATCCAAATCGCGGGCCAGGCCTCTGAGGCGGCGCAGCGCGGCGAGCCGGGTCGGGTACGGGTTGGAGTGCGACCCGGCCTGTGAGAGGAGCGACCGGACgagggtcgggtcggcgggttGTTTCGGCGTCGGAATTCGCTCGACGCCGAAAGAGCGGTTGGCGACGCACCACTCCTGGATGAGCCGGCGGAGAGTGTGGTTGGGGATGAGGGTGAAGTCGGCGAGTTGGGTCCGGGTGACGGGGCAGGTGGTGTTGCCGGTGGCGACCCAGGACTCGATGCTGGGGCGGTCGTAGGTCTGGCCGGTGCTGATTATAACCGGGTCGCGCATGAGCTCTAGGGAGATCGGACACCTGAAATGGTAGGGAATCTGCACCCCGACTAAATCCAACGGCTCTAAACTGCCCGGCATGGTGGGGCGGTGGTACTACTAGAAACGGGTTACTAAATCAGAGGGGCTCTGCAAATTGCgcttttggttttggggtttggttttggtaagcTTTGGGTGGTTTTATTTATATTAGAGACCGAATGGAACAGAGAGACATACCCAACCAGGGGCCTGGACTACTGGGTGGACCGTGGACTGCACTCATCTGACTCTTTTTGGCCACACGTGTGGGCGAGGTGCTGGCATTTTTTTAACTAAATTTTGGGGGTTTGGTTATGGTTCGGTCAAATTGAAATGTTGGACTGGGGGGTTTGGGTGGGGCCCGGACCCAACTCAGCCTCATTCTGAAATCTTACTCCTGTGTACATCATGGTTTTGTGTTAACGTGACTGGCTCCTCCACCATTTGTCTACCACAACTGTTTTAGGGATTGATTGAGCAACCAGCATCATTCATTCATTATGGGTAGGTAGTGGTCTTTGCACTCATGCCCTTCCTCTTATAACAATCTTTGTAACGCACCCCCGTTAAATATCGGAATTAATTACGTTGACTCAAAACATACGACAGTCTTTAAAGCTGGCTCAAGTAGTCAAGTGTGATATATAATTTTCCGTTATACATATAATGTTGCATGTATTATGTAAACCTAATACGTTATGCATCCCTTACGGTTTTCATACTTATACATTTCGTGTGACGGTTACGATATTGTTTAGTTGTTTAAGATTTGACCGTGTGTATTTTGTTACTATCATAATTATTTGTTT is a genomic window containing:
- the LOC133739221 gene encoding U-box domain-containing protein 26-like yields the protein MPGSLEPLDLVGVQIPYHFRCPISLELMRDPVIISTGQTYDRPSIESWVATGNTTCPVTRTQLADFTLIPNHTLRRLIQEWCVANRSFGVERIPTPKQPADPTLVRSLLSQAGSHSNPYPTRLAALRRLRGLARDLDKNRSIISSHINAREILVNIVFADSCPDSELNREALALLVMFPLAESDCVAVASDPDRVGFLARLLFHNSMEVRVNSAALIENLLAGSRTAELRAQISNVDEIHRGVIEILRNPIAHPRALKIGIKALFALCLVKQTREKAVSAGAPETLINTLADFEKCDSERALATIELLCRIPEGCSAFAAHALTVPLLVKTILKISDRATEYAAGALLSLCSESEQSQNDAVAAGIMTQLLLLVQSDCTDRAKRKAQLLLKLLRDSWPEDSVGNSDDFVCSDVVW